The proteins below come from a single Mya arenaria isolate MELC-2E11 chromosome 6, ASM2691426v1 genomic window:
- the LOC128237970 gene encoding uncharacterized protein LOC128237970 — translation MDSWKPKKPKKRFVITSDHHKPSQAIYFITGRKHTLLRKISEPRERRSTPKETRRENTENSSKKRVCTIKFTTGPFVWRHDMDKHAQNKIRAVNEIHYMIRDHMQVLYGIFKETKFTVNHEKADEFTTSGFQFEVGEIMIWDERHCEDKLNVCYENLTFRELLDGFLLTQDDYKLDYYNYDNEYPDSNYTDSDYNSSTENFNYDGYQDDKNYLDEELTSMLFTARSITQGLTPVPIYGLGYSPDDEHTDCGICSTANVAFVNLYVSEEVPYQPYTRTKLVFAHEVAHAFGAPHDNNKTACGEYSILNEPDEGYFLMHEVAVTGDRENNFKFSNCSLDKMGTVVARESSTSCFKEPRTSICGNGIVEEGEQCDCGSICHIDNCCNRNGTKHECSLKQDAQCSQGKHGNTHIQGKELPIITDCPEEALQISTALKNSRFHFRPP, via the exons AGATTTGTCATTACATCAGATCATCACAAACCATCACAAgccatttatttcattacag GTCGAAAGCATACACTTTTACGCAAAATCAGCGAGCCACGAGAAAGGAGATCAACCCCAAAAGAAACAAGGAGAGAAAATACAGAAAACAGTTCTAAGAAGCGGGTCTGTACAATCAAATTTACTACCGGCCCGTTCGTTTGGAGGCATGATATGGACAAACATGCGCAG AATAAGATACGAGCGGTGAATGAAATCCATTACATGATTAGGGACCATATGCAAGTGCTATATggaatatttaaagaaacaaagttCACAGTCAATCATGAAAAAGCTGATGAGTTCACAACCAGTGGTTTCCAGTTCGAAGTTGGGGAAATTATG ATTTGGGATGAACGCCACTGTGAAGATAAACTAAATGTATGTTACGAGAACTTAACATTTAGGGAACTTCTGGATGGATTTCTCCTAACACAAGACG ACTATAAGTTAGATTATTACAACTACGACAATGAGTATCCTGACTCCAACTATACTGACAGCGATTACAACTCAAGCACAGAGAATTTCAATTACGACGGTTACCAAGATGACAAGAACTATTTAGATGAAGAGTTGACATCCA TGTTGTTCACTGCTCGTTCTATCACCCAGGGCCTTACGCCGGTGCCCATTTACGGGCTAGGATACTCACCAGACGATG AACACACAGACTGTGGTATTTGCAGTACGGCAAATGTTGCTTTTGTCAACCTGTACGTCAGCGAAGAAGTTCCTTATCAGCCATACACAAGAACAAAACTGGTGTTTGCTCACGAAGTTGCCCACGCATTTGGAGCACCG catgataataataaaactgcATGCGGTGAATATTCGATTCTAAATGAACCGGATGAAGGCTACTTTCTGATGCACGAGGTTGCGGTGACAGGTGACcgtgaaaacaattttaaattttccAATTGCAGCTTAGATAAAATGGGTACTGTTGTAGCTAGAGAATCGTCAACGTCATGTTTCAAAG AACCTAGAACTTCAATTTGCGGTAACGGCATTGTGGAAGAAGGGGAACAATGTGACTGTGGTTCAATTTGTCATATTGACAACTGTTGTAATCGAAATGGAACGAAACACGAATGCTCTCTGAAACAAGATGCACAATGCAG CCAAGGGAAGCACGGGAACACCCACATTCAGGGAAAAGAGTTACCAATCATTACTGACTGTCCAGAAGAG GCATTACAGATTAGCACAGCTTTAAAGAACTCCCGGTTCCACTTCCGGCCTCCCTAA